In Silene latifolia isolate original U9 population chromosome X, ASM4854445v1, whole genome shotgun sequence, the following proteins share a genomic window:
- the LOC141617011 gene encoding uncharacterized protein LOC141617011, whose amino-acid sequence MSPAVVEYFLNIPQQWSKHQFDPEVACDHNTSNFVESFNALMNELREKPVMELMEGIRTYYMEAFAERAALSEKVELNGPTPYALGCLEANCADSRIYEVIRGGGGEFEVHEGYTKFPVNILSGTCMCGEWQVTGIPCKHACRAIYANKEEPVHYLHGYYTGQCYRLTYADHMHPLPDKDQWPTFQFPEILPLVQERGVGRPTRQRKRKLGDPKKRKGKRSTTITCSICKASGHNSRSCQGGPRAKQKKVAATAENIQNQRGKNGSAGDGASSSHP is encoded by the coding sequence ATGTCACCAGCCGTAGTGGAGTACTTTTTAAATATACCACAACAATGGTCTAAACACCAATTTGATCCTGAAGTGGCTTGTGACCATAACACTTCAAACTTTGTGGAATCATTTAATGCGCTGATGAATGAACTGAGGGAAAAACCAGTAATGGAATTAATGGAAGGCATTAGAACATACTATATGGAAGCGTTTGCTGAAAGGGCAGCATTGAGTGAGAAAGTGGAATTGAATGGTCCAACACCCTATGCTTTGGGTTGTCTTGAAGCCAATTGTGCAGACTCTAGGATTTATGAGGTGATAAGAGGAGGTGGTGGTGAATTTGAGGTGCATGAAGGGTACACAAAATTCCCTGTTAACATATTGAGTGGTACTTGTATGTGTGGAGAATGGCAGGTCACAGGAATTCCCTGTAAACATGCTTGTAGAGCTATATATGCAAATAAGGAGGAACCAGTCCATTATTTGCATGGTTATTACACAGGTCAGTGTTATAGGCTCACTTATGCAGACCATATGCACCCATTACCTGACAAGGACCAATGGCCAACATTCCAATTTCCTGAAATTTTACCACTAGTGCAAGAGAGAGGAGTAGGTAGACCAACAAgacaaagaaaaagaaagttAGGTGATCCAAAGAAAAGAAAGGGCAAGAGATCAACTACCATTACTTGTTCAATATGCAAAGCATCTGGTCATAATTCAAGGTCCTGTCAAGGTGGTCCTAGAGCAAAACAGAAGAAGGTTGCTGCTACTGCTGAAAATATTCAGAACCAAAGAGGAAAAAATGGAAGTGCAGGTGATGGAGCTTCATCAAGTCATCCATAG